One stretch of Limnohabitans sp. DNA includes these proteins:
- the gph gene encoding phosphoglycolate phosphatase (PGP is an essential enzyme in the glycolate salvage pathway in higher organisms (photorespiration in plants). Phosphoglycolate results from the oxidase activity of RubisCO in the Calvin cycle when concentrations of carbon dioxide are low relative to oxygen. This enzyme is a member of the Haloacid Dehalogenase (HAD) superfamily of aspartate-nucleophile hydrolase enzymes (PF00702).) has translation MTVDAHDLTQVEAVIFDLDGTMVNTLGDFQVALNRTMADLNLPSVPDALIEQAIGKGSEHLIRSVLAYQIASPQAKGVGQTCQALSVDDFFDRAWQRYQYHYKTINGQFSEVYPGVLVALHHLAAKGVPMACLTNKPLVFAQTLLKEKSLTHFFAWVFGGDSFERKKPDPLPILKTCDALGTAVKRTLMVGDSSNDADAAHAAGCPVVLVTYGYNHGQPVQNTPAAAWLDTLADLPVRLS, from the coding sequence ATGACGGTTGATGCCCATGATCTGACGCAGGTCGAAGCGGTCATTTTTGACTTGGATGGCACCATGGTGAACACCTTGGGTGATTTCCAGGTGGCTTTGAATCGCACCATGGCCGACTTGAATTTGCCCTCAGTGCCGGATGCGCTGATCGAGCAGGCCATTGGCAAGGGGTCGGAACACCTGATCCGCAGCGTATTGGCTTATCAAATCGCCAGTCCACAAGCCAAGGGCGTAGGCCAAACCTGCCAAGCCTTGTCGGTAGATGACTTTTTTGACCGCGCATGGCAGCGCTACCAGTACCACTACAAGACCATCAATGGGCAATTTTCCGAGGTGTATCCCGGTGTGTTGGTCGCGCTCCATCACTTGGCAGCCAAAGGGGTGCCCATGGCCTGCCTGACCAACAAACCACTTGTTTTTGCCCAAACCTTGTTGAAAGAAAAGTCCTTGACTCATTTTTTTGCTTGGGTCTTTGGCGGTGACAGTTTCGAGCGCAAGAAACCGGACCCTTTGCCCATTCTGAAAACCTGCGACGCCCTGGGGACGGCAGTAAAACGCACCCTGATGGTGGGCGACTCCAGCAACGACGCTGATGCGGCGCATGCAGCGGGATGTCCCGTGGTGCTGGTCACCTATGGCTACAACCATGGCCAACCTGTGCAAAACACGCCTGCTGCAGCATGGTTGGATACCCTAGCCGATCTGCCGGTTCGTTTGTCATGA
- the rpe gene encoding ribulose-phosphate 3-epimerase — protein MTRKFKIAPSILAADFAHLGDEVKTVIYAGADWIHFDVMDNHYVPNLTFGPMICQALKPHAKTAAGVAVPIDVHLMVSPVDALAASFAEAGADLISFHPDASSHVHRSIQAIKRRGIKAGLVFNPAEPLDVLEWTIDEIDLILIMSVNPGFGGQSFIDSALRKVELARKLIDASGRDIRLEVDGGINTDNIRRVADAGADTFVAGSAIFGKPDYKAVIDQMRLALG, from the coding sequence ATGACAAGGAAATTCAAAATTGCCCCTTCCATCCTCGCGGCTGATTTCGCGCACTTGGGCGACGAAGTCAAAACCGTTATCTATGCCGGTGCCGACTGGATCCATTTTGACGTGATGGACAACCATTACGTGCCCAACCTCACTTTCGGCCCCATGATTTGCCAGGCCCTCAAACCGCACGCCAAAACGGCTGCTGGTGTGGCGGTCCCGATCGATGTGCATTTGATGGTCTCGCCAGTCGATGCACTGGCAGCGTCTTTTGCCGAAGCCGGAGCCGACTTGATCAGCTTTCACCCCGATGCCAGCAGCCATGTGCACCGCAGCATACAGGCCATCAAAAGGCGGGGTATCAAGGCGGGTCTGGTGTTCAATCCGGCCGAGCCGCTGGATGTACTGGAGTGGACGATTGACGAGATCGATCTGATCCTGATCATGAGTGTCAACCCGGGTTTTGGGGGGCAAAGCTTCATCGATTCGGCCTTGCGCAAGGTAGAACTGGCACGCAAACTGATCGATGCCAGCGGGCGAGATATTCGTCTGGAAGTTGATGGCGGCATCAACACCGACAACATCCGCCGCGTGGCCGATGCTGGGGCAGACACTTTTGTCGCGGGAAGTGCCATCTTTGGCAAGCCCGATTACAAAGCGGTGATCGACCAGATGCGCTTGGCGCTGGGCTGA
- the apaG gene encoding Co2+/Mg2+ efflux protein ApaG encodes MSAYNVQIDVTPHYVADQSHPLQDVFAFAYTVTVTNTGQVSVQLISRHWVIQDERGHREEVKGLGVVGQQPLLRPGESFQYSSGCRLRAPSGTMGGSYFFVAEDGHRFDASIGTFILESSTSLPSGRTLH; translated from the coding sequence ATGTCTGCCTACAACGTTCAAATCGATGTCACGCCCCATTACGTGGCAGATCAAAGTCATCCGCTCCAAGATGTTTTTGCTTTTGCATATACCGTCACTGTGACCAACACGGGCCAGGTTTCCGTGCAACTGATCTCTCGTCATTGGGTGATCCAGGATGAGAGAGGGCACAGGGAAGAAGTTAAAGGTTTGGGGGTGGTTGGGCAGCAGCCTCTGCTGCGCCCCGGAGAATCTTTTCAGTACAGCAGTGGCTGTCGCTTGCGTGCACCGAGTGGCACCATGGGTGGGAGTTATTTTTTTGTGGCCGAAGACGGCCACCGGTTTGATGCCAGCATCGGCACATTCATTCTGGAATCCTCTACCTCCCTGCCCTCGGGGCGCACCCTGCACTGA